In a single window of the Serratia quinivorans genome:
- the hemC gene encoding Porphobilinogen deaminase, translating into MLDKIIRIATRQSPLALWQAHYVQQRLMASHPGLQVELVPMVTKGDIILDTPLAKVGGKGLFVKELELALLDGRADIAVHSMKDVPVDFPAGLGLVTICERDDPRDAFVSNRFTSLDQLPQGSVVGTSSLRRQCQLRERRPDLIVRDLRGNVGTRLSKLDNGDYDAIILAVAGLKRLGLEQRIRSPLSPEECLPAVGQGAVGIECRLDDETTRALLAPLNHAVTETRVRAERAMNTRLEGGCQVPIGSYAELDGDSLWLRALVGSPDGSQMVRGERRGPAALAEQMGIELAEELLAQGAREILQDVYQGNPPA; encoded by the coding sequence ATGTTAGACAAAATTATTCGAATTGCCACCCGACAAAGCCCACTCGCTCTCTGGCAGGCACATTATGTGCAGCAGCGCCTGATGGCCAGCCACCCTGGCCTGCAGGTTGAACTGGTGCCAATGGTCACTAAGGGCGACATTATTCTGGATACGCCACTGGCGAAGGTCGGTGGTAAAGGGCTGTTTGTTAAGGAACTTGAGCTGGCGTTACTCGATGGCCGTGCCGATATCGCCGTCCATTCGATGAAAGACGTCCCGGTAGATTTCCCCGCCGGCCTGGGTTTGGTGACCATTTGCGAGCGCGACGATCCACGCGACGCATTTGTATCCAATCGTTTCACCTCGCTCGATCAACTGCCGCAGGGCAGCGTGGTTGGCACCTCCAGCCTGCGCCGCCAGTGCCAGTTACGTGAGCGTCGTCCGGACCTGATCGTGCGCGATCTGCGCGGCAACGTTGGCACCCGTTTGTCAAAACTGGACAACGGTGATTACGACGCCATTATTCTGGCGGTCGCCGGGCTCAAGCGCCTGGGTCTGGAACAGCGCATCCGCAGCCCGCTGAGCCCGGAAGAGTGCTTGCCGGCGGTCGGTCAGGGTGCGGTGGGCATTGAGTGCCGCCTCGACGATGAAACCACCCGTGCGCTACTGGCCCCGCTCAATCATGCCGTCACCGAAACCCGCGTTCGTGCCGAACGTGCGATGAATACCCGGTTGGAAGGCGGTTGTCAGGTGCCGATCGGCAGCTATGCCGAACTCGATGGCGACAGCCTGTGGCTGCGTGCATTGGTAGGCTCCCCGGATGGCAGTCAGATGGTGCGCGGCGAACGTCGCGGCCCGGCAGCGCTGGCGGAACAAATGGGCATTGAGCTGGCGGAAGAGTTGCTGGCGCAGGGCGCTCGCGAAATTCTACAGGATGTTTATCAGGGAAATCCTCCGGCATGA
- a CDS encoding adenylate cyclase yields MYLYIETLKQRLDAINQLRIDRALAAMKPAFQRVYSLLPTLLHHHHPLMPGYLNGNVPHGVCIYTPDETQQEYLNDLEDKWGSPFDKPASGELPITGVYSMGSTSSIGQSCSSDLDIWVCHQSWLDNEERNRLQQKCSLLEKWAASMGVEVSFFLIDENRFRHNESGSLGGEDCGSTQHILLLDEFYRTAVRLAGKRILWNMVPGDEESHYDEYVLSLYSQGALTPNEWLDLGGLGTLSAEEYFGASLWQLYKSIDSPYKAVLKTLLLEAYSWEYPNTQLLAMDIKQRLHQGEIVCFGLDAYCMMLERVTHYLNAINDTTRLDLVRRCFYLKVCEKLSRANACVGWRREILSQLVSEWGWDEERLAILDNRANWKIARVREAHNELLDAMMQSYRNLIRFARRNNLSVSASPQDIGVLTRKLYAAFEALPGKVTLVNPQISPDLSEDDLTFIHVPVGRANRTGWYLYNQAPAMDSIVSHQPLEYNRYLNKLVAWAYFNGLLTPKTRLHIKSGNLCDTAKLQELVADVSHHFPLRLAAPTPKALYSPCEIRHLAIIVNLENDPTAAFRNQVVHFDFRKLDVFSFGQQQQCLVGSIDLLYRNSWNEVRTLHFSGEQSVLEALKTILGKMHQDAAPPESVEVFCYSQHLRGLIRTRIQQLVSECIELRLSSTRLEPGRFKAVRVAGQTWGLFFERLSVSVQKLENAVEFYGAISNNKLHGLSIKVETDQVHLPPVVDGFASEGIIQFFFEDTSDDKGFNIYILDESNRVEVYHHCEGSKEELVRDVSRFYSSSHDRFTYGSSFINFNLPQFYQIVQLDGRTQVIPFRSNVLSSLCVPLTDGAAQPLKQQFQLH; encoded by the coding sequence TTGTACCTCTACATCGAGACATTGAAGCAGAGACTGGATGCGATCAATCAATTAAGAATCGATCGCGCCCTAGCGGCCATGAAGCCCGCGTTCCAACGGGTATACAGTCTGCTGCCTACCTTATTGCACCACCACCACCCACTGATGCCAGGTTATCTGAACGGTAACGTTCCCCATGGCGTTTGCATCTACACGCCTGATGAAACCCAGCAAGAATACCTCAACGATTTAGAAGACAAATGGGGCAGCCCGTTTGACAAGCCTGCCAGTGGTGAACTGCCGATTACCGGGGTTTACTCGATGGGCAGCACGTCGTCGATCGGCCAGAGTTGCAGCTCGGATCTCGATATCTGGGTGTGCCACCAGTCCTGGCTGGATAACGAAGAGCGTAACCGCCTGCAGCAAAAATGCAGCCTGTTGGAAAAATGGGCGGCGTCGATGGGGGTGGAAGTCAGCTTCTTCCTGATCGATGAAAACCGGTTCCGCCATAACGAAAGCGGCAGCCTGGGCGGTGAAGACTGCGGTTCTACCCAACATATCCTGCTGCTGGACGAATTTTACCGTACCGCGGTGCGCCTGGCCGGCAAACGTATTTTGTGGAACATGGTGCCGGGCGACGAAGAATCACATTACGATGAATATGTGTTGTCGCTGTACTCGCAAGGCGCGCTAACGCCGAACGAATGGCTGGATCTCGGTGGTTTGGGTACGCTGTCGGCGGAAGAATACTTCGGTGCCAGCCTGTGGCAGTTGTACAAAAGCATCGACTCGCCATACAAGGCGGTGCTGAAGACCCTGTTGCTGGAAGCGTACTCCTGGGAATACCCGAATACTCAATTGCTGGCGATGGACATCAAACAGCGTCTGCATCAGGGTGAAATCGTCTGCTTTGGTCTTGACGCCTACTGTATGATGCTCGAACGCGTCACGCATTATCTGAACGCCATCAACGATACCACCCGCCTCGATCTGGTCCGCCGCTGTTTCTACCTGAAAGTCTGTGAAAAACTGTCGCGTGCCAACGCATGCGTCGGCTGGCGCCGTGAGATCCTCAGCCAGTTGGTCAGCGAATGGGGCTGGGACGAAGAGCGTCTGGCTATCCTGGATAATCGCGCCAACTGGAAAATCGCACGGGTGCGGGAAGCGCACAACGAACTGTTGGATGCGATGATGCAAAGCTACCGCAACCTGATCCGCTTCGCCCGTCGCAACAACCTCAGCGTCAGTGCCAGCCCGCAGGATATCGGCGTGCTGACCCGCAAGCTGTACGCCGCGTTTGAAGCGCTGCCCGGCAAGGTGACGCTGGTGAACCCGCAGATTTCGCCGGACCTGTCAGAAGACGATTTAACCTTTATTCACGTGCCGGTTGGCCGCGCCAACCGCACCGGCTGGTATCTATACAACCAGGCACCGGCCATGGACTCGATTGTCAGCCATCAACCGCTGGAATATAACCGTTACCTGAACAAGCTAGTGGCCTGGGCTTATTTCAACGGCCTGCTGACGCCGAAGACCCGTTTGCATATCAAGAGCGGCAACCTGTGTGACACCGCCAAACTGCAGGAGTTGGTGGCCGATGTGTCGCACCACTTCCCGCTGCGGCTGGCGGCACCGACGCCAAAAGCCTTGTACAGCCCATGTGAAATTCGCCATTTGGCAATTATCGTCAATCTGGAAAACGATCCGACCGCCGCCTTCCGCAATCAGGTGGTGCATTTCGATTTCCGCAAACTCGATGTGTTCAGCTTCGGCCAGCAGCAACAGTGCCTGGTAGGCAGTATCGATCTGCTGTACCGCAACTCCTGGAACGAAGTACGTACCCTGCATTTCAGCGGTGAGCAATCGGTGTTGGAAGCCTTGAAGACCATTCTCGGCAAAATGCATCAGGACGCCGCCCCACCGGAATCGGTAGAGGTGTTCTGCTACAGCCAGCATCTGCGCGGTTTGATCCGTACCCGTATTCAGCAGTTGGTGTCAGAGTGCATTGAGCTGCGCTTGTCCAGCACCCGACTGGAACCGGGCCGCTTTAAGGCGGTGCGGGTTGCCGGCCAGACCTGGGGTCTGTTCTTCGAGCGGCTGAGCGTGTCGGTGCAAAAACTGGAAAACGCGGTGGAATTCTACGGGGCGATTTCCAACAACAAATTGCATGGCCTGTCGATCAAAGTGGAAACCGATCAGGTGCATTTGCCGCCGGTGGTAGATGGTTTCGCCAGTGAGGGGATCATTCAGTTCTTCTTTGAGGACACGTCGGACGACAAGGGCTTTAACATCTATATTCTGGATGAGTCGAACCGCGTTGAGGTTTATCACCATTGTGAAGGAAGTAAAGAGGAGCTGGTGCGCGACGTCAGCCGCTTCTACTCTTCCTCGCACGATCGTTTCACCTACGGCTCCAGCTTCATCAACTTCAATTTGCCGCAGTTTTACCAGATAGTGCAGCTTGATGGCCGCACTCAGGTGATCCCGTTCCGCAGTAACGTGTTGTCGAGCCTGTGTGTTCCGCTGACTGACGGCGCGGCTCAGCCGCTGAAACAGCAGTTCCAGCTGCACTGA
- a CDS encoding uroporphyrinogen-III synthase, with protein sequence MTILVTRPSPSGEQLVSRLRALGRVAYHAPLIDFAPGGDLPKLPQALQQLNDGDLVFILSQHSVSYANSVMGRVGLPWPARLAYYAIGRNTALAMHRISSLPVEYPREQEISETLLLLPALQNLDGKQALILRGNGGRELLGNSLSERGAAVSYYECYQRSPVHYDGSEQSAHWQRAGVDTLVVTSGEMLQQLYTLVPDYYRSSWLLRCRLVVVSERLATLAQELGWSTIRVADNADNDALIRALQ encoded by the coding sequence ATGACGATTCTGGTAACCCGCCCTTCTCCTTCGGGAGAGCAATTGGTAAGCCGACTGCGTGCGCTCGGCCGGGTTGCCTATCATGCCCCGCTGATCGATTTCGCCCCTGGCGGCGATCTGCCCAAACTGCCGCAGGCGCTGCAGCAACTCAATGATGGCGATTTGGTGTTTATCCTGTCGCAACATTCGGTCAGCTACGCCAACTCGGTGATGGGTCGCGTTGGGCTGCCATGGCCGGCCAGGTTGGCCTATTATGCTATCGGCCGTAACACCGCACTGGCGATGCACCGCATCAGCAGCCTGCCGGTGGAATATCCGCGCGAGCAGGAAATCAGCGAAACGCTGCTCCTGTTGCCGGCGTTGCAGAATCTGGACGGTAAGCAGGCATTGATCCTGCGCGGCAACGGCGGGCGTGAGCTGCTCGGCAACAGCCTGAGTGAGCGCGGCGCCGCCGTCAGCTATTATGAATGTTATCAACGCAGCCCGGTGCATTATGATGGCAGCGAGCAAAGCGCCCACTGGCAACGTGCCGGTGTTGATACGCTGGTAGTCACCAGCGGTGAAATGTTACAACAGCTCTATACTTTAGTTCCTGATTACTACCGTTCATCGTGGCTGTTGCGTTGCCGCCTGGTCGTAGTGAGTGAACGCCTGGCTACCCTCGCCCAGGAATTGGGCTGGAGCACAATTCGGGTAGCTGATAACGCCGATAATGACGCGCTGATCCGCGCGCTACAATAA
- the uvrD gene encoding DNA helicase II: MDVSDLLDSLNEKQREAVAAPRGNLLVLAGAGSGKTRVLVHRIAWLLAVENCSPYSIMAVTFTNKAAAEMRHRIEHLIGTSQGGMWIGTFHGLAHRLLRAHHLDANLPQDFQILDSDDQFRLLKRIVKALNIDEKQWPPRQAMWYINGKKDEGLRPQHVETYNNPVEATWLRIYQAYQEACDRAGLVDFAELLLRAHELWLNKPHILNHYRERFTNVLVDEFQDTNSIQYAWIRLLAGNNSNVMIVGDDDQSIYGWRGAQVENIQRFLKDFPGAQSVLLEQNYRSTSNILKSANTLIANNGGRMGKNLWTEGGEGEPISVYCAFNELDESRFVVGRIKAWQENGGALNDCAILYRSNAQSRVLEEALLQTAMPYRIYGGQRFFERQEIKDALAYLRLIANRNDDAAFERVVNTPTRGIGDRTLDEVRRTARDRQLTLWQATRALLQDKVLAGRAASALQRFTELVDSLAHETADMPLHVQTDRVIRDSGLFIMYEQEKGEKGQARIENLEELVTATRQYSYQDEDQDLMPLQAFLSHAALEAGEGQADAYQDAVQLMTLHSAKGLEFPQVFIVGMEEGMFPSQMSLDEGGRLEEERRLAYVGLTRAMQKLTLTYAETRRLYGKEVYHRPSRFIGELPEECVEEVRLRASVSRPANHRRMGTPISENDTGYKLGQRVRHPKFGEGTIVNLEGSGEHSRLQIAFPGEGIKWLVAAYARLETV; the protein is encoded by the coding sequence ATGGACGTTTCCGATCTGCTCGACAGCCTGAATGAAAAACAACGCGAAGCCGTGGCGGCGCCACGTGGCAACCTGTTGGTACTGGCCGGCGCGGGCAGCGGTAAAACCCGGGTGCTGGTGCATCGCATCGCCTGGCTGCTGGCGGTAGAGAACTGCTCGCCGTATTCCATCATGGCGGTGACCTTCACCAACAAGGCGGCGGCGGAAATGCGCCACCGTATCGAACACCTGATTGGCACCAGCCAGGGCGGCATGTGGATTGGTACCTTCCACGGTCTGGCTCATCGGCTGCTGCGCGCTCATCATTTGGATGCCAACCTGCCGCAGGATTTCCAAATCCTCGACAGCGACGACCAGTTCCGCCTGCTCAAGCGTATCGTCAAAGCGTTGAATATCGACGAAAAGCAATGGCCGCCGCGTCAGGCAATGTGGTACATCAACGGCAAAAAAGATGAGGGCCTGCGCCCGCAGCACGTTGAAACCTACAACAACCCGGTGGAAGCGACCTGGCTGCGTATCTACCAGGCCTACCAGGAAGCCTGCGATCGCGCCGGGCTGGTGGACTTTGCCGAGCTGTTGCTGCGTGCCCATGAGCTGTGGCTGAACAAGCCGCATATCCTCAATCATTACCGCGAACGCTTCACCAACGTGCTGGTGGACGAGTTTCAGGATACCAACAGCATTCAGTACGCCTGGATCCGCCTGCTGGCCGGCAATAACAGCAACGTGATGATCGTCGGCGACGATGACCAGTCGATCTACGGCTGGCGCGGCGCTCAGGTGGAAAATATCCAACGCTTCCTGAAGGATTTCCCCGGTGCGCAAAGCGTACTTCTGGAACAGAACTACCGTTCGACCAGCAATATCCTGAAATCGGCCAATACCCTGATCGCCAACAACGGCGGACGCATGGGGAAAAATCTGTGGACCGAGGGCGGCGAAGGCGAGCCTATCTCAGTCTACTGTGCCTTCAACGAGCTGGATGAATCGCGCTTCGTAGTGGGCCGTATCAAAGCCTGGCAGGAAAACGGCGGTGCGCTGAATGATTGCGCCATCCTTTATCGCAGCAATGCCCAGTCGCGCGTACTGGAAGAGGCGCTGCTGCAAACGGCGATGCCATACCGTATTTACGGCGGGCAGCGCTTCTTCGAACGTCAGGAGATCAAGGATGCCCTGGCCTACCTGCGGCTGATCGCCAACCGTAACGACGATGCTGCGTTCGAACGCGTGGTGAATACGCCGACGCGTGGCATTGGCGACCGGACGCTGGACGAAGTGCGTCGTACGGCCCGCGATCGTCAATTGACCCTGTGGCAGGCCACCCGCGCACTGTTGCAGGACAAGGTGCTGGCCGGGCGCGCGGCATCAGCACTGCAACGCTTTACCGAGCTGGTGGACTCACTGGCGCACGAAACCGCCGATATGCCACTGCACGTTCAGACCGATCGGGTGATCCGCGATTCGGGGCTGTTCATCATGTATGAGCAGGAGAAGGGCGAAAAAGGTCAGGCACGTATCGAAAACCTTGAGGAACTGGTGACGGCAACGCGCCAGTACAGCTATCAGGATGAAGATCAGGATCTGATGCCGCTGCAGGCGTTTCTGTCACATGCTGCGCTGGAAGCGGGCGAGGGGCAGGCCGATGCCTATCAGGACGCGGTGCAGTTGATGACCCTGCACTCGGCCAAGGGGCTGGAGTTCCCGCAGGTGTTTATCGTCGGCATGGAAGAGGGGATGTTCCCGAGCCAAATGTCGCTGGACGAAGGCGGCAGGCTGGAAGAAGAGCGCCGCCTGGCCTACGTTGGGTTGACGCGCGCCATGCAGAAACTGACGCTGACCTATGCCGAAACCCGTCGTCTGTACGGCAAAGAGGTTTATCACCGGCCTTCACGCTTCATCGGCGAACTGCCGGAGGAGTGTGTGGAAGAAGTGCGTTTGCGCGCCAGCGTCTCACGGCCGGCGAATCATCGCCGCATGGGCACGCCGATCAGCGAAAACGACACCGGTTACAAGCTGGGCCAGCGAGTGCGCCACCCCAAGTTTGGCGAAGGGACTATCGTCAATCTGGAAGGCAGCGGCGAACACAGCCGGTTGCAGATTGCTTTCCCGGGCGAAGGCATCAAGTGGCTGGTGGCCGCTTACGCCCGCCTGGAGACGGTGTAA
- the corA_2 gene encoding Magnesium transport protein CorA — protein sequence MRKARLPTGQLEQAREVLRDIESLLPHNESLFQKVNFLMQAAMGFINIEQNRIIKIFSVVSVVFLPPTLVASSYGMNFEFMPELKWSFGYPGAISLMILAGLAPYLYFKRKNWL from the coding sequence GTGCGCAAGGCGCGGCTGCCAACCGGTCAGCTGGAGCAGGCGCGTGAAGTGCTGCGCGACATCGAATCCCTGTTGCCGCACAACGAATCGCTGTTCCAGAAGGTCAACTTCCTGATGCAGGCGGCGATGGGCTTTATCAACATCGAGCAGAACCGCATCATCAAGATCTTCTCGGTGGTTTCGGTGGTGTTCCTGCCGCCCACGCTGGTGGCCTCAAGCTACGGGATGAACTTTGAGTTTATGCCGGAGCTGAAGTGGTCGTTCGGTTATCCCGGCGCCATTAGTTTGATGATCCTGGCAGGGCTGGCCCCTTATCTGTACTTCAAACGCAAGAACTGGCTGTAA
- the yfnB gene encoding Putative HAD-hydrolase yfnB, with protein sequence MHFYRPLRPLAALTFDLDDTLYDNRPVIKQTELQSVAFLQNYHPGLNHFQSADFHRLRQELREQDPEIYHDVTQWRWRAIHLALSRQGLRDAEAADGADAAMQNFALWRSRIEVPEATHATLKALGERFPLVAITNGNADPALCGLDGYFQFVLRSGPDGRAKPYQDMYQLAAERLGVAPERILHVGDDLTTDVAGALRSGLQACWINDRQRSLMQAADSRLLPHIEISQLASLTALL encoded by the coding sequence ATGCATTTTTATCGTCCGCTGCGACCGCTGGCGGCGCTGACTTTTGATCTGGACGACACGCTGTACGACAATCGGCCGGTGATCAAACAGACCGAGCTGCAGTCGGTCGCTTTTCTGCAGAACTACCATCCCGGGCTGAACCACTTCCAGTCGGCGGATTTTCATCGCCTGCGCCAGGAGCTGCGTGAACAGGATCCGGAGATTTATCACGATGTCACCCAGTGGCGCTGGCGCGCTATCCATTTGGCGCTGAGCCGTCAGGGGCTGCGCGATGCCGAAGCCGCCGACGGCGCCGATGCGGCGATGCAGAACTTTGCGCTGTGGCGCAGCCGCATCGAGGTACCGGAAGCAACCCATGCCACCCTGAAAGCGCTGGGTGAACGTTTCCCCCTGGTGGCGATTACCAACGGCAATGCCGACCCGGCACTGTGCGGGCTGGATGGTTACTTCCAGTTTGTGCTGCGTTCCGGGCCGGATGGCCGCGCCAAGCCCTATCAGGACATGTATCAACTGGCCGCCGAGCGGTTGGGAGTGGCCCCGGAACGCATTCTTCACGTGGGTGATGATTTGACCACCGACGTCGCCGGGGCATTGCGTTCCGGTCTGCAGGCCTGTTGGATCAACGACCGCCAGCGCAGCCTGATGCAGGCCGCCGACAGCCGTCTGCTGCCACATATTGAGATTTCGCAGTTGGCATCGCTGACAGCATTGTTATAA
- a CDS encoding Predicted small periplasmic lipoprotein: MQMKKQLRYALMAVLLAGLSGCGLKGPLYFPPADPASTKKPATQVQTGEQVQKNQQELSSSQQKPSMSAQ, encoded by the coding sequence ATGCAAATGAAAAAACAACTACGCTATGCGCTGATGGCAGTTCTGCTTGCCGGGCTCTCCGGCTGTGGTCTGAAAGGCCCGCTGTACTTCCCTCCAGCCGATCCGGCCAGCACTAAGAAACCGGCCACTCAGGTTCAGACTGGCGAACAGGTACAGAAAAATCAGCAGGAACTTTCCAGCTCTCAGCAAAAACCGTCGATGAGCGCTCAGTAA
- the xerC_2 gene encoding Tyrosine recombinase XerC, giving the protein MIPLAASLQQPVDAFLRYLKVERQLSPLTQLSYSRQLQALMALAQEIGVTEWPLLDAAKVRQLAARSKRAGLQSSSLALRLSALRSFLDWQVSQGMLIANPAKGIRTPRSGRHLPKNIDVDEMNQLLNIDLNDPLAVRDRAMLEVMYGAGLRLSELVGLDCRHVDLAAGEIWVLGKGSKERKLPVGRTAVTWLEHWLAMRDLFGPSDDAMFLSNQGKRISTRNVQKRFAEWGVKQGVNSHIHPHKLRHSFATHMLESSGDLRAVQELLGHANLTTTQIYTHLDFQHLANVYDAAHPRAKRGKS; this is encoded by the coding sequence ATGATCCCGCTGGCGGCCAGCCTGCAACAGCCGGTGGACGCTTTTTTGCGCTATCTGAAGGTCGAGCGCCAGCTCAGCCCGCTGACCCAACTGAGTTATTCGCGTCAACTGCAGGCGCTGATGGCGTTGGCGCAGGAAATTGGCGTCACGGAGTGGCCGTTGCTGGACGCCGCCAAAGTCCGTCAGCTTGCAGCGCGCAGTAAACGTGCCGGATTACAGTCTTCCAGCCTCGCATTGCGCCTGTCGGCGTTGCGCAGTTTTCTCGACTGGCAGGTCAGCCAGGGTATGCTGATTGCCAACCCGGCCAAAGGGATCCGAACGCCACGCAGCGGCCGTCATCTGCCGAAAAACATCGACGTTGATGAAATGAATCAGCTGCTGAATATCGATCTTAACGATCCTTTGGCGGTGCGCGATCGCGCCATGCTTGAAGTCATGTACGGTGCCGGGCTGCGTCTTTCGGAACTGGTGGGGCTGGACTGTCGCCATGTCGATCTGGCCGCCGGTGAAATCTGGGTGTTGGGTAAGGGCAGCAAGGAACGCAAGCTGCCGGTGGGCCGCACTGCGGTGACCTGGCTTGAACACTGGCTGGCGATGCGCGATCTGTTCGGGCCGTCAGACGACGCGATGTTCCTGTCTAATCAGGGCAAGCGCATCTCGACCCGCAATGTGCAAAAGCGTTTTGCCGAGTGGGGCGTCAAACAGGGCGTTAACAGCCATATCCATCCGCACAAGCTGCGCCACTCGTTTGCCACCCATATGCTGGAGTCGAGCGGCGATCTGCGTGCGGTGCAGGAACTGCTCGGCCACGCCAATCTGACCACCACTCAAATCTACACTCACCTCGACTTTCAACATCTGGCGAACGTGTACGATGCTGCGCATCCACGCGCCAAACGGGGGAAATCCTGA
- the cyaY gene encoding frataxin-like protein, with translation MNDSEFHQLADQLMLNIEETLDDFDGDADIDYETNGGVMTLSFENGTKIVINRQEPLHQVWLATKTGGYHFNYRDGVWLCDRSDRAFYPLLSEAASAQAGEEVKFA, from the coding sequence ATGAACGACAGTGAGTTTCACCAGTTGGCTGACCAACTGATGCTTAATATTGAAGAGACACTGGACGATTTTGACGGCGATGCGGATATCGATTACGAAACCAACGGTGGCGTAATGACGTTAAGCTTCGAAAATGGCACCAAAATTGTCATCAATCGCCAGGAGCCACTGCATCAGGTTTGGCTGGCAACCAAGACCGGCGGCTATCACTTTAACTACCGTGATGGCGTGTGGCTCTGCGATCGCAGCGATCGTGCGTTCTATCCGTTGCTAAGCGAAGCCGCCAGCGCACAGGCCGGCGAAGAAGTGAAATTTGCCTGA
- the corA_3 gene encoding Magnesium transport protein CorA: protein MLSAFKLDNSRLSRLELDDSDDLTTSLWVDLVEPEEGERERVQNELGQSLATRPELDDIEASARFFEDEDGLHIHSFFYFEDAEDHAGNSTVAFTIRDGRLYTLRERELPAFRLYRMRARNLTMVDGNAYELLLDLFETKIEQLADEIENVYSDLEKLSRVIMEGHQGDEYDEALSTLAELERYRLEGPSVPDGYPTGAELPGAQGAAANRSAGAGA, encoded by the coding sequence ATGCTAAGCGCGTTTAAATTAGATAACAGCCGCCTGTCCCGTCTGGAGTTGGATGACTCCGATGACCTCACTACGTCACTGTGGGTTGACCTGGTTGAGCCGGAAGAAGGCGAACGTGAGCGCGTGCAAAACGAGCTGGGCCAAAGCCTGGCGACACGCCCGGAGCTGGACGATATCGAAGCTTCCGCGCGTTTCTTCGAAGACGAAGACGGTCTGCATATTCACTCCTTTTTCTATTTTGAAGATGCGGAAGATCATGCCGGCAACTCCACCGTGGCTTTCACCATTCGCGATGGCCGCCTGTATACCCTGCGTGAGCGTGAATTGCCGGCGTTTCGTCTGTATCGCATGCGTGCCCGTAACCTGACGATGGTTGACGGCAACGCCTACGAGCTGTTGCTGGATCTGTTCGAAACCAAGATTGAGCAGTTGGCGGACGAGATCGAAAACGTCTACAGCGATCTGGAAAAGCTCAGCCGGGTAATCATGGAAGGCCATCAGGGCGATGAATACGACGAGGCGCTGTCGACGCTGGCCGAACTGGAAAGATATCGGCTGGAAGGTCCGTCTGTGCCTGATGGATACCCAACGGGCGCTGAACTTCCTGGTGCGCAAGGCGCGGCTGCCAACCGGTCAGCTGGAGCAGGCGCGTGA
- the dapF gene encoding Diaminopimelate epimerase gives MQFSKMHGLGNDFMVVDAVTQNVYFSPELIRRLADRHLGVGFDQLLVVEPPYDPELDFHYRIFNADGSEVAQCGNGARCFARFVRLKGLTNKRDIRVSTQTGRMVLSVTDDDLVCVNMGEPNFDPQTVPFRATKEEKTYIMRAAEHTVLCGVVSMGNPHCVLQVDDVKTAKVELLGPVLEGHERFPERANIGFMQIVSREHIKLRVYERGAGETQACGSGACAAVAVGIQQELLSEEVHVELPGGSLHIRWKGPGSRCL, from the coding sequence ATGCAGTTCTCCAAAATGCACGGTCTGGGCAACGACTTTATGGTGGTCGATGCCGTTACACAGAATGTCTATTTTTCACCCGAGCTGATCCGCCGTTTGGCCGATCGGCACCTGGGCGTTGGCTTTGACCAGCTGCTGGTGGTAGAACCGCCTTACGATCCGGAACTGGATTTCCACTACCGCATTTTTAACGCCGACGGCAGTGAAGTGGCGCAGTGCGGCAACGGCGCTCGCTGTTTTGCCCGCTTTGTGCGGCTGAAAGGGCTGACCAACAAGCGCGATATTCGCGTGAGCACCCAGACCGGACGTATGGTGCTGAGTGTCACCGATGACGATTTGGTGTGTGTGAACATGGGCGAGCCGAACTTTGATCCACAGACGGTGCCCTTTCGCGCGACCAAAGAAGAAAAGACTTACATCATGCGCGCGGCGGAACATACGGTGCTGTGCGGCGTGGTGTCGATGGGCAACCCGCATTGTGTTTTACAGGTAGATGATGTAAAAACCGCCAAGGTGGAATTGCTCGGGCCGGTGCTGGAAGGGCATGAGCGCTTCCCTGAACGGGCCAACATTGGTTTTATGCAAATTGTCAGCCGTGAGCACATCAAATTGCGCGTGTATGAGCGCGGTGCCGGCGAAACCCAGGCCTGCGGAAGCGGCGCCTGTGCGGCAGTGGCAGTGGGGATCCAACAGGAATTGCTGTCAGAAGAGGTGCATGTAGAACTGCCGGGCGGCAGCCTGCATATTCGCTGGAAAGGACCGGGCAGCCGCTGTTTATGA